In Planctomycetia bacterium, one DNA window encodes the following:
- a CDS encoding PD-(D/E)XK nuclease-like domain-containing protein yields the protein MNDHDFDLRFLIREPAEVYHARSKDHVTAHALSDFRRCPVLYRRKELGLVPQRDSQAFLVGRAAHTLILEGRQRYEREYAVGGPINPRTGQPFGPQTKAFAEWAERQSRPVLGDAQAAMVEQMASVVGEHLFARELFRCGVAEGVVRCEYAGQRCQARIDWINPIEGRGLVDLKTADELDSFEPAMRAFGYLHQVAFYRAVVAIASGRVLPVHIVAVEKREPFRCGVWQIAPAVLDQAQRDNEEAMADLRRCRETGNWFTRFESLRLVDRL from the coding sequence ATGAATGACCACGACTTCGACCTGCGATTCCTGATCCGCGAGCCGGCGGAGGTGTATCACGCCCGCAGCAAAGACCACGTGACGGCCCATGCGCTCAGCGACTTTCGGCGCTGCCCGGTGCTGTATCGCAGGAAGGAACTGGGCCTGGTGCCGCAGCGCGACAGCCAAGCGTTTCTCGTCGGCCGGGCGGCGCACACGCTCATTCTCGAAGGGCGGCAGCGTTACGAGCGCGAGTACGCGGTCGGCGGGCCGATCAACCCTCGCACCGGCCAGCCGTTCGGCCCGCAGACTAAGGCCTTCGCCGAGTGGGCCGAGCGGCAGAGCCGGCCGGTGCTTGGCGACGCGCAGGCGGCGATGGTCGAGCAGATGGCGTCGGTGGTGGGCGAGCACCTGTTCGCCCGCGAACTGTTCCGCTGCGGTGTGGCCGAGGGCGTGGTGCGCTGCGAGTACGCCGGACAACGCTGCCAGGCGCGAATCGACTGGATCAATCCCATCGAAGGCCGCGGCCTCGTCGATCTCAAGACCGCCGACGAACTGGACTCGTTCGAGCCGGCCATGCGGGCCTTCGGCTACCTGCACCAGGTCGCGTTCTATCGCGCGGTCGTCGCCATCGCCTCGGGCCGCGTCCTACCCGTCCACATTGTCGCCGTCGAGAAGCGCGAACCGTTTCGCTGCGGCGTGTGGCAGATCGCGCCGGCGGTGCTCGACCAGGCGCAGCGCGACAACGAGGAGGCGATGGCCGATCTGCGGCGCTGCCGCGAGACCGGCAACTGGTTCACGAGATTCGAATCGCTGCGGCTGGTCGATCGGCTGTGA
- a CDS encoding ATP-binding protein, producing the protein MKLLEQIQRGVQPAPRRVLLYGTHGVGKSTFGSMAERPIFIQTEDGLGMIDCERFPLATRYGEVIAALAALYTEPHEYRSLVLDSLDWLERLIWREVCEKRGVENIEDIGYAKGYTFALTQWREVLGGLDALRNERGMQIILIAHAQIEKFANPETDTYDRYSPRLQKQASALIQEWCDEILFATYKVHTKTINEGFDRKRVQGIGTGERILRTTERPAHVAKNRLNLPEELPLDYRIYAATVRGENPMATQPPADSPPQDEAPEHQGSAPGAKPRRGRRPSETAEPAAG; encoded by the coding sequence ATGAAGTTGCTCGAACAGATTCAGCGCGGCGTGCAGCCGGCCCCGCGGCGGGTGCTGCTGTATGGAACTCACGGGGTTGGCAAATCGACATTCGGCTCAATGGCCGAGCGGCCGATCTTCATTCAGACCGAAGATGGCCTGGGGATGATCGACTGCGAGCGCTTCCCGCTGGCGACGCGCTACGGCGAGGTCATCGCCGCCCTGGCAGCCCTCTACACCGAGCCGCACGAGTACCGCAGCCTGGTGCTCGACAGCCTCGACTGGCTGGAGCGGCTGATCTGGCGGGAGGTCTGCGAGAAGCGCGGCGTCGAGAACATCGAAGACATCGGCTATGCCAAGGGCTACACCTTCGCCCTGACCCAGTGGCGCGAAGTGCTCGGCGGCCTCGATGCCCTGCGCAACGAGCGCGGCATGCAGATCATCCTGATCGCCCACGCCCAGATCGAGAAGTTCGCCAACCCCGAGACCGACACCTACGACCGTTACAGCCCGCGGCTTCAGAAGCAGGCCTCGGCCTTGATCCAGGAATGGTGCGACGAGATTCTCTTCGCCACCTACAAGGTTCACACCAAGACGATCAACGAGGGCTTCGACCGCAAGCGCGTCCAGGGCATCGGTACCGGCGAGCGGATTCTTCGCACCACCGAGCGGCCGGCCCACGTGGCCAAGAACCGGCTGAACCTGCCCGAGGAACTCCCGCTCGACTATCGCATCTATGCCGCGACCGTGCGCGGCGAGAACCCGATGGCGACCCAGCCGCCGGCCGATTCGCCGCCGCAGGATGAGGCACCTGAACACCAGGGCAGCGCACCGGGCGCCAAGCCGCGCCGCGGGCGCCGGCCTTCCGAGACTGCGGAGCCGGCCGCGGGTTGA
- a CDS encoding DUF669 domain-containing protein codes for MANLGNFNATDVDPNFSFEPVPQGKYLAVITDSEMKETKNRDGRYLELTFQIIEGDHRERMLWSRLNLENANATAVKIARAELSAICRSVGVLAPKDSVELHNVPLVITVGHKKRDDNGELTNVIKGYERKGAASAAAPRPAAAATAGNGKAPWQR; via the coding sequence ATGGCAAACCTTGGAAACTTCAACGCAACCGACGTGGACCCGAACTTCTCCTTCGAGCCGGTGCCGCAGGGCAAGTACCTGGCGGTCATTACCGACAGCGAGATGAAGGAGACCAAGAACCGCGATGGCCGCTACCTCGAGCTGACCTTTCAGATCATCGAGGGTGATCACCGCGAGCGGATGCTCTGGTCGCGGCTGAATCTGGAAAACGCCAACGCGACGGCGGTCAAGATCGCCCGGGCCGAGCTGTCGGCCATCTGCCGGTCCGTCGGCGTGCTGGCGCCCAAGGACTCGGTCGAGCTGCACAACGTCCCGCTGGTCATCACCGTCGGCCACAAGAAACGCGACGACAACGGCGAGCTGACCAACGTGATCAAGGGCTACGAGCGCAAGGGCGCGGCGAGCGCTGCCGCCCCGCGCCCGGCCGCTGCCGCCACCGCCGGCAACGGCAAGGCCCCGTGGCAGCGGTGA
- a CDS encoding RusA family crossover junction endodeoxyribonuclease — MAAVRPMAATPDVRRVELPWPPSVNRLWRSVGGRTLLSREGRRYRREVMARLAAARARPMVGRLSVSLWLHPPDRRRRDIDNPQKALLDAMQDAGLFEDDSQIDERHTRRMAVVPGGCVIVEIAEQV; from the coding sequence GTGGCAGCGGTGAGGCCGATGGCTGCGACGCCGGACGTGAGGAGGGTCGAGCTGCCCTGGCCGCCATCGGTCAATCGCCTGTGGCGCAGCGTGGGTGGACGGACGCTGCTTAGCCGCGAGGGCCGGCGCTATCGCAGGGAGGTGATGGCCCGCCTCGCGGCGGCACGCGCGCGGCCGATGGTGGGCCGGTTGAGCGTGTCTCTTTGGCTGCATCCGCCCGACCGGCGCCGTCGCGATATCGACAATCCACAGAAAGCCCTCCTTGACGCGATGCAGGACGCGGGGCTGTTCGAGGATGACAGCCAGATCGACGAGCGGCACACCCGGCGGATGGCGGTCGTGCCTGGCGGCTGCGTCATCGTGGAGATCGCGGAGCAAGTGTAG
- a CDS encoding DEAD/DEAH box helicase: protein MELRPYQREAVEAVYEHLRTRDDNPCVVIPTAGGKTPCLSTICRDAVQRWAGRVLILAHVRELLEQAAEKLHLVAPDLPVGIYSAGLKRRDLGYAITIAGIQSIYEKACDVAAVDLVIVDECHLIPEDGEGMYRTFLADMKKINPAVRVIGMTATPFRMKSGTICAPDNILNAVCFEIGVRELIVQGYLCPLRTKAGRLKPDTGKLHVRGGEYIAGEVEDLMDEDNLVASACAEIVEHTQARKSVLIFASGVRHGQHVCRVMAERHQVECGFICGETLPFERDSLLKRFREGALKYLCNVNVLTTGFDAPNIDCVAMVRPTLSPGLYYQMVGRGFRLHPGKTDCLVLDFGGNVLRHGPVDQLRVCAAGSNGDGDPPAKECPKCHAVIATGYATCPECGHIFPPPERRHHEPTASSEGILSDQVMRAEYDVTDVYYTLHVKRDAPPDAPRTMRVDYRVGFNEYVSEWVCFEHSGFALEKARRWWRARSSEPVPQSSDEAVDLANAGALALTRSITVERKAGERFDRVVKYRLGDKPPRLDSEEGLPQFAPAIDDDSIPF from the coding sequence ATGGAGCTGCGACCCTACCAGCGCGAGGCCGTCGAGGCGGTGTACGAGCACCTGCGCACGCGGGATGACAACCCGTGCGTGGTGATCCCAACAGCCGGCGGAAAAACGCCCTGTCTTTCCACGATCTGCCGCGACGCGGTGCAGCGCTGGGCCGGCCGCGTGCTGATCCTCGCGCACGTCCGCGAACTGCTCGAGCAGGCGGCCGAGAAGCTGCATCTGGTCGCGCCGGACCTGCCGGTGGGCATCTACTCGGCGGGCTTGAAGCGCCGCGACCTGGGCTACGCCATCACCATCGCCGGCATCCAGTCCATCTATGAGAAGGCGTGCGACGTCGCGGCTGTGGACCTGGTGATCGTCGACGAATGTCATCTCATCCCCGAAGACGGCGAGGGCATGTACCGCACGTTCCTGGCGGACATGAAGAAGATCAACCCCGCAGTCCGCGTCATCGGCATGACGGCCACGCCGTTCCGCATGAAGTCGGGCACGATCTGCGCGCCGGACAACATCCTCAACGCGGTGTGCTTCGAGATCGGCGTCCGCGAGCTGATCGTGCAGGGCTACCTGTGCCCGCTGCGGACCAAGGCTGGCAGGCTCAAGCCCGACACCGGCAAGCTGCACGTCCGCGGCGGCGAATACATCGCCGGCGAGGTTGAGGACCTCATGGACGAGGACAACCTCGTCGCGTCCGCCTGCGCCGAGATCGTCGAGCACACCCAGGCCCGAAAGAGCGTGCTGATCTTCGCGTCGGGCGTCCGGCACGGCCAGCACGTCTGCCGCGTGATGGCCGAGCGGCACCAGGTCGAGTGCGGCTTCATCTGCGGTGAGACGCTGCCGTTCGAGCGCGACAGTCTGCTGAAGCGGTTCCGCGAGGGCGCGCTGAAATACCTCTGCAACGTCAACGTCCTGACCACGGGGTTCGATGCGCCGAACATCGACTGCGTGGCGATGGTGCGCCCGACGCTCTCGCCGGGCCTGTATTACCAGATGGTCGGACGCGGCTTCCGGCTGCATCCGGGCAAGACCGACTGCCTCGTGCTGGACTTCGGCGGCAACGTCCTGCGGCACGGGCCGGTCGACCAGCTCCGCGTCTGCGCTGCCGGCTCGAACGGCGATGGTGATCCGCCGGCCAAGGAGTGCCCGAAGTGCCACGCCGTCATCGCCACGGGCTACGCGACCTGTCCCGAGTGCGGCCACATCTTCCCACCGCCGGAGCGCCGCCACCACGAGCCGACGGCCAGCAGCGAAGGGATTCTGTCCGACCAGGTGATGCGCGCCGAGTACGACGTCACCGACGTGTATTACACCCTGCACGTTAAGCGCGATGCGCCGCCCGATGCGCCGCGCACGATGCGGGTCGACTACCGCGTCGGGTTCAACGAGTACGTCAGCGAGTGGGTCTGCTTCGAGCACTCCGGCTTCGCATTGGAAAAGGCTCGGCGCTGGTGGCGCGCCCGCTCCAGCGAGCCGGTGCCGCAATCGAGCGACGAAGCCGTCGATCTGGCCAACGCCGGTGCGCTGGCGCTGACGCGGTCGATCACCGTCGAGCGCAAGGCCGGCGAGCGGTTCGACCGTGTCGTCAAGTACCGTCTGGGCGACAAGCCCCCACGGCTGGATTCCGAGGAAGGTCTGCCGCAGTTCGCGCCGGCTATCGATGATGACTCGATTCCGTTTTGA
- a CDS encoding bifunctional DNA primase/polymerase, which yields MESDNAMLQAARWYAELGYAVFPCAPGRKTPLTEHGLLDATTDAEQIAAWWMQHPRSNIAIRTDGLVIIDVDGEGNTWLTDEPAKLAELDVAPLSLTPRGGRHYIFRQPEGRAWRNSTSRLAPRVDTRANGGYVLIAPSVVEGRAYRWANERGLAVAPHRLPEPPAWLIDMLDALAGSNSAVAQATPGNAIPKGQRNGTMARLGGAMRRVGMSQAEILAALQQVNADRCAPPLALPEVERIASSIARYEPDAVSVALTEDHWAQDHGPPAQPAPLSVRELMATHRMLRAPVIHGLLRRGETMNVIASPKTGKSWLVLALAMAVATGRHWLDAFETVPGRVLIIDNELHPETLAHRIPQVAECLHIGMNEIAETISVQSLRGQLRDIFSLGKYFESVEPGTYALVVLDAFYRFMPRDMDENDNGTMAGIYNHVDALADRVGCSFVLIHHATKGNQSAKSVTDVGAGAGSQSRATDTHLVLRPHEQPGAVVLEAAVRSWPPVEPMALRWLFPLWKSAPDLDPAMLRSEKAKRAKPAEEVMPEPPAWSVERFVEEFLSEQPATRSEIRERATGKPGLSWRRVSDFLDIAEHRGLIQRIKLPGQGGPVGFAKRDKEVSL from the coding sequence GTGGAATCCGACAACGCGATGCTCCAGGCTGCACGGTGGTACGCCGAACTCGGCTACGCGGTCTTTCCCTGCGCGCCCGGGCGCAAAACGCCGCTGACCGAACATGGCCTGCTCGATGCCACGACCGACGCCGAGCAGATCGCGGCCTGGTGGATGCAGCATCCCCGCTCGAACATCGCCATCCGAACCGACGGCCTGGTCATCATCGACGTTGACGGCGAGGGCAATACCTGGCTCACCGACGAGCCCGCGAAGCTTGCTGAACTCGACGTCGCGCCGCTGTCACTCACGCCGCGCGGCGGGCGGCACTACATCTTCCGTCAGCCCGAGGGACGTGCGTGGCGCAATTCGACCAGCCGGCTCGCACCGCGCGTCGACACGCGAGCCAACGGCGGCTACGTGCTGATAGCTCCATCGGTCGTCGAAGGCCGGGCCTACCGCTGGGCTAACGAGCGCGGGCTGGCCGTCGCGCCGCACCGCCTGCCGGAGCCGCCCGCGTGGTTGATCGACATGCTCGACGCGCTGGCGGGATCGAACAGCGCTGTCGCGCAGGCCACGCCGGGCAACGCGATTCCAAAGGGTCAGCGCAACGGCACGATGGCTCGGTTGGGCGGCGCCATGCGCCGCGTGGGCATGTCGCAGGCCGAGATACTCGCTGCGCTCCAGCAGGTCAACGCTGACCGCTGCGCGCCGCCGCTGGCCCTGCCCGAAGTCGAGCGCATCGCGTCGAGCATCGCCCGCTATGAACCCGACGCCGTCTCGGTGGCGCTGACCGAGGACCATTGGGCGCAGGATCACGGCCCACCGGCCCAACCCGCGCCGTTGAGCGTGCGCGAGTTGATGGCCACGCATCGAATGCTGCGGGCGCCGGTCATCCACGGCCTGCTGCGACGCGGCGAGACGATGAACGTGATCGCGTCGCCGAAGACCGGCAAATCATGGCTCGTGCTGGCCCTGGCGATGGCCGTTGCCACCGGCCGCCATTGGCTCGACGCGTTCGAGACCGTGCCCGGGCGCGTGCTGATCATCGACAACGAACTGCACCCCGAGACACTGGCCCACCGCATCCCGCAGGTCGCCGAGTGCCTCCATATCGGCATGAACGAGATCGCCGAGACGATCAGCGTGCAGAGCCTGCGCGGCCAGCTCCGCGACATCTTCTCGCTGGGGAAGTACTTCGAGTCCGTCGAGCCGGGCACCTACGCGCTCGTCGTGCTCGATGCCTTCTATCGCTTCATGCCGCGCGACATGGACGAGAACGACAACGGCACGATGGCCGGCATCTACAACCACGTCGATGCCCTGGCCGACCGGGTGGGCTGCTCGTTCGTGCTGATCCATCACGCGACCAAGGGCAATCAGTCGGCCAAGTCGGTCACCGACGTTGGCGCGGGCGCTGGCAGCCAGAGCCGCGCGACCGACACGCATCTGGTCCTTCGGCCGCACGAGCAGCCCGGCGCGGTGGTGCTCGAAGCGGCGGTTCGGTCGTGGCCGCCGGTCGAACCGATGGCCCTGCGCTGGTTGTTCCCGCTGTGGAAGTCAGCGCCGGACCTCGACCCGGCGATGCTGCGCAGCGAGAAGGCCAAGCGAGCCAAACCGGCCGAGGAAGTGATGCCCGAGCCGCCGGCATGGAGCGTCGAGCGATTCGTCGAGGAATTCCTGTCGGAGCAGCCTGCAACCAGGTCGGAGATTCGCGAGCGGGCGACCGGCAAGCCCGGGCTTTCCTGGCGGCGGGTCAGCGACTTCCTCGACATCGCCGAGCATCGCGGGCTGATCCAGCGCATCAAGCTCCCCGGCCAAGGCGGGCCAGTGGGGTTTGCGAAGCGTGACAAGGAGGTGTCGCTATGA
- a CDS encoding ParB N-terminal domain-containing protein: MKIEQRPLGRIKPYEKNPRINDAAVDAVAESIQRFGFRQPIVVDGEGVIVCGHTRWRAAQKLGLDKVPVHVARDMTPEQIRAYRIADNKTAELAEWNLELLNIELGELKDAGIDWSLLGFDADELAKLLGSEIKSGLTDPDDVPEPPDNAITQPGDLWVLGEHRLLCGDSASTADVDRLLDGAAIHLVNTDPPYNVKVEPRSNNAIAAGMSSFPSTDAARRDKKLTHHQGFDVARQGPKKATTKKLRAKDRPLANDFVSDDEFDRLLNAWFGNITRVLAPGRGFYIWGGYANCANYPPVLKACELYFSQAIIWVKEHPVLTRKDFMGNHEWCFYGWREGAAHVYLGPNNVPDVWSIKKVNPQSMIHLTEKPVELAVRANQYSSRPGENVLDLFGGSGSTLIAAEQTGRRAFLMELDPLYCDVIVQRWEKFTGRHASRQAGKAKRRSLDPAATA, encoded by the coding sequence ATGAAGATCGAACAGCGGCCGCTGGGCCGGATCAAACCGTATGAGAAGAATCCGCGGATCAACGATGCGGCGGTCGATGCTGTCGCCGAGTCGATTCAGCGGTTCGGGTTCCGCCAGCCGATCGTGGTGGACGGCGAGGGCGTCATTGTCTGCGGGCACACGCGGTGGCGCGCTGCGCAGAAGCTCGGCCTGGACAAGGTGCCGGTCCATGTCGCCCGCGACATGACGCCCGAGCAGATTCGGGCCTACCGCATCGCCGACAACAAGACCGCCGAACTGGCCGAGTGGAACCTCGAACTGCTGAACATCGAGCTGGGCGAACTCAAAGATGCCGGAATCGACTGGTCGCTGCTGGGCTTCGACGCCGACGAGCTGGCCAAGCTGCTGGGCAGCGAAATCAAGTCGGGCCTGACTGATCCCGACGACGTGCCCGAGCCGCCGGACAACGCCATCACCCAGCCCGGCGATCTGTGGGTGCTCGGCGAGCATCGCTTGCTCTGTGGCGACAGTGCGTCGACGGCCGACGTCGATCGGTTGCTCGACGGCGCGGCGATTCACTTGGTCAACACCGACCCGCCGTACAACGTGAAGGTCGAGCCGCGTTCGAACAACGCCATCGCCGCCGGCATGTCTTCGTTCCCTTCGACCGATGCTGCCCGACGCGACAAGAAGCTCACCCACCATCAAGGGTTCGATGTCGCCCGACAGGGGCCGAAGAAGGCGACGACGAAGAAGTTGCGGGCCAAGGACCGGCCGCTGGCCAATGACTTCGTCAGCGACGATGAGTTCGATAGATTGCTAAATGCGTGGTTCGGCAACATCACCCGCGTGCTCGCGCCCGGGCGGGGCTTCTACATCTGGGGCGGCTACGCGAACTGCGCCAACTACCCACCGGTGCTCAAGGCGTGCGAACTGTACTTCTCGCAGGCGATCATCTGGGTCAAGGAGCATCCGGTGCTCACGCGCAAGGACTTCATGGGGAACCACGAGTGGTGCTTTTACGGCTGGCGCGAGGGCGCTGCGCACGTGTACCTCGGCCCGAACAACGTGCCGGATGTCTGGAGCATCAAGAAGGTCAACCCGCAGTCGATGATCCACCTGACCGAGAAGCCGGTCGAGCTGGCCGTCCGGGCGAATCAGTATTCGTCGCGTCCCGGCGAGAACGTACTCGACCTGTTCGGCGGCAGTGGCTCGACTCTGATCGCCGCCGAGCAGACCGGGCGTCGGGCATTCCTGATGGAACTCGACCCGCTGTATTGCGATGTGATCGTGCAGCGGTGGGAGAAGTTCACGGGGCGCCATGCCAGCCGGCAGGCAGGGAAGGCAAAGCGGCGTTCACTGGACCCGGCGGCAACGGCCTGA
- a CDS encoding Fic family protein, translating to MPRQTGQYQVTTLRNEQVRAFIPRPLPPARPPMTVDGEIAESHATAQTALARLGVAAAMVPSMDWFLYGFVRKEAVLTSQIEGTQATLRDVLTFEATRQASRPDDVEEVCNYVEALTYARKQLASPKGLPLSTRLLCSAHRILMRGARGATKQPGEIRRSQNWIGGSRPGNARFVPPPPEAVPGTLAALERWLHGKDRLPPLVRAGLAHVQFETIHPFLDGNGRIGRLLIALLLEHWGLLDQPLLYVSVAFRRRQREYYARLASVRTEGDWEGWTTFFLDCVREAADDGVRVAQALHALLGRDRERLVGHKRATVAAVQLLDQLPTHPLLTVPRAAEVLRLTAPPVRKAMELLQRLGILRETSGKQRDRVYAYHEYLRILTGDDA from the coding sequence ATGCCGCGCCAGACCGGCCAATATCAAGTCACCACCCTTCGCAACGAGCAGGTCCGCGCATTCATACCGCGCCCACTGCCGCCGGCTCGGCCTCCGATGACGGTCGACGGCGAAATCGCCGAATCGCACGCCACAGCGCAGACCGCACTGGCCCGGCTGGGCGTCGCCGCCGCGATGGTTCCCAGCATGGACTGGTTCCTTTACGGCTTCGTCCGCAAGGAGGCTGTGCTCACCTCCCAGATCGAGGGCACGCAGGCAACGCTGCGCGATGTGTTGACCTTCGAGGCGACTCGGCAGGCCAGCCGGCCCGACGATGTCGAGGAGGTCTGCAATTACGTCGAGGCGCTCACCTACGCTCGCAAGCAACTGGCCAGCCCGAAGGGGCTGCCGTTGAGTACGCGGCTGTTGTGCAGCGCTCATCGCATTCTCATGCGCGGCGCACGCGGGGCGACCAAGCAGCCAGGCGAAATCCGCCGCTCGCAGAACTGGATCGGCGGATCGCGACCGGGCAACGCCCGCTTCGTGCCGCCGCCACCGGAGGCAGTTCCCGGCACGCTGGCGGCGCTGGAGCGATGGCTTCACGGCAAGGATCGTCTGCCGCCGCTGGTGCGCGCCGGCCTGGCCCATGTGCAGTTCGAGACGATCCACCCGTTCCTGGATGGCAACGGGCGCATCGGCCGCCTGCTGATCGCGCTGCTGCTTGAGCACTGGGGCCTGCTCGACCAGCCACTGTTGTATGTCAGTGTGGCGTTTCGCCGGCGACAACGCGAATACTACGCTCGTCTCGCGAGTGTTCGGACCGAGGGCGACTGGGAAGGGTGGACGACGTTTTTCCTCGACTGTGTGCGCGAGGCTGCCGACGACGGCGTGCGCGTTGCCCAGGCGCTGCACGCGTTGCTCGGGCGCGACCGCGAACGGCTTGTCGGTCACAAACGAGCGACGGTCGCGGCCGTTCAGTTGCTTGATCAACTTCCGACGCATCCGCTGTTGACTGTGCCGCGCGCCGCCGAGGTGCTGCGGTTGACGGCACCGCCGGTTCGCAAGGCGATGGAGCTGCTTCAGCGCCTCGGCATCCTGCGCGAGACGTCGGGCAAGCAACGCGATCGGGTGTATGCGTACCATGAATACCTCCGCATCCTGACGGGCGACGATGCCTGA